A section of the Streptomyces sp. NBC_01363 genome encodes:
- a CDS encoding NADPH-dependent 2,4-dienoyl-CoA reductase, translated as MSPYPNLLSPLDLGFTTLPNRVLMGSMHIGLEEVERGFERMAAFYAERARGGVGLMVTGGIAPSARGCSFPGGAKMTTEAEAEQHAPVTAAVHEAGGRIALQILHFGRYAHHPDLVAPSAIQAPISAFTPHALTEDEVEETIEDFVTAAGLARRAGYDGVEIMGSEGYLINEFIAAATNHRTDRWGGSYENRIRFPVEIVRRVRERVGSDFILIYRLSMLDLVPGGSSLEEVVRLAREIESAGATIINTGIGWHEARIPTIATSVPRGAYTWVTEKVRGAVSVPLVTSNRINTPEVAEEILASGRADMVSMARPFLADPDFVAKAAEGRADAINTCIGCNQACLDHIFSGKVTSCLVNPRACHETELALSPTRTVKRVAVVGAGPAGLACAVSASERGHEVTLFDAAEEIGGQLNVARRVPGKEEFDETLRYFRTRLREEKVELRLGTRVTAGALDGFDEVVLATGVTPRSLAIPGQEHPSVVGYLDVLRDGAQVGERVAIIGAGGIGFDVAEFLTDSGDAASRDPEVFFRQWGVDTDYRDRGGLRAPERPRTPRTVHLIQRRTGKVGAGLGKTTGWIHRTELRHRGVTTIAGAAYDRIDDDGLHLTVDGEQHLLPVDTIVLCAGQEPRRDLYEELVAAGRTAHLIGGADVAAELDAKRAIRQGTELAASL; from the coding sequence ATGAGCCCGTACCCGAATCTGCTGAGCCCCTTGGACCTGGGGTTCACCACGCTCCCCAACCGGGTGCTGATGGGTTCGATGCACATCGGTCTCGAGGAGGTCGAGCGCGGCTTCGAGCGGATGGCCGCCTTCTACGCGGAGCGCGCCCGGGGCGGCGTCGGCCTCATGGTCACCGGTGGCATCGCCCCCAGCGCCCGGGGCTGCTCCTTCCCCGGCGGGGCCAAGATGACCACCGAGGCGGAGGCCGAGCAGCATGCGCCGGTCACCGCGGCCGTACACGAGGCCGGCGGCCGGATCGCCCTGCAGATCCTGCATTTCGGCCGGTACGCGCACCACCCCGACCTGGTGGCGCCGAGCGCGATCCAGGCACCGATCAGCGCCTTCACCCCGCACGCCCTCACCGAGGACGAGGTCGAGGAGACCATCGAGGACTTCGTCACGGCGGCCGGGCTCGCGCGCCGCGCCGGGTACGACGGGGTCGAGATCATGGGCTCCGAGGGCTATCTGATCAATGAGTTCATCGCCGCCGCCACCAATCACCGCACCGACCGCTGGGGCGGCTCGTACGAGAACCGCATCCGGTTCCCCGTCGAGATCGTGCGCCGGGTCCGTGAGCGGGTCGGCAGCGACTTCATCCTGATCTACCGGCTGTCGATGCTGGATCTGGTGCCGGGCGGTTCCTCGCTGGAGGAGGTCGTGCGGCTCGCCCGCGAGATCGAGTCGGCCGGCGCGACGATCATCAACACGGGGATCGGCTGGCACGAGGCCCGTATTCCCACCATCGCCACCTCGGTGCCGCGCGGTGCCTACACCTGGGTCACGGAGAAGGTGCGCGGGGCCGTCTCCGTGCCGCTGGTGACGAGCAACCGCATCAACACGCCCGAGGTCGCCGAGGAGATCCTCGCCTCGGGCCGGGCGGACATGGTGTCGATGGCCCGGCCGTTCCTCGCCGACCCCGACTTCGTCGCCAAGGCGGCCGAGGGCCGCGCCGACGCGATCAACACCTGCATCGGCTGCAACCAGGCCTGCCTGGACCACATCTTCAGCGGCAAGGTCACCTCCTGCCTGGTCAATCCGCGTGCCTGCCACGAGACCGAGCTCGCCCTGTCGCCGACCCGCACCGTGAAGCGGGTGGCGGTCGTGGGCGCCGGGCCCGCCGGTCTCGCCTGCGCCGTCTCGGCGTCCGAGCGCGGGCACGAGGTGACGCTGTTCGACGCGGCCGAGGAGATCGGCGGGCAGCTGAACGTGGCGCGCAGGGTCCCCGGCAAGGAGGAGTTCGACGAGACGCTGCGCTACTTCCGTACCCGGCTCCGGGAGGAGAAGGTCGAGCTCCGGCTCGGTACGCGGGTCACGGCCGGCGCGCTCGACGGTTTCGACGAGGTCGTCCTCGCCACCGGTGTCACCCCGCGCTCCCTCGCGATCCCGGGCCAGGAGCACCCCAGCGTGGTCGGCTACCTCGATGTCCTGCGCGACGGGGCGCAGGTCGGCGAACGGGTCGCGATCATCGGGGCGGGCGGGATCGGCTTCGATGTCGCCGAGTTCCTGACGGACTCCGGCGACGCGGCGAGCCGCGACCCCGAGGTGTTCTTCCGGCAGTGGGGCGTCGACACCGACTACCGCGACCGCGGCGGTCTCCGCGCCCCGGAGCGTCCGAGGACCCCCCGGACCGTCCACCTGATCCAGCGCAGGACCGGCAAGGTCGGCGCGGGGCTGGGGAAGACGACCGGCTGGATCCACCGCACCGAGCTGCGGCACCGCGGCGTGACGACGATCGCGGGCGCCGCCTACGACCGGATCGACGACGACGGCCTGCACCTCACGGTCGACGGCGAGCAGCACCTCCTGCCCGTCGACACGATCGTGCTCTGCGCGGGCCAGGAGCCGCGCCGAGACCTGTACGAGGAGTTGGTCGCCGCGGGCCGTACGGCGCACCTGATCGGCGGCGCCGACGTGGCGGCCGAGCTGGATGCCAAGCGGGCGATCCGCCAGGGCACGGAGCTCGCGGCTTCGCTGTGA
- a CDS encoding DNA-binding protein has translation MNERDRTPLTFREIFDLPVSVDLGTAARAFGMCMSTAYRLVGLGTFPCETVRVGHRHRVVTVDLMRALGIDERPVYADDLADGVALTLFD, from the coding sequence ATGAACGAGCGTGACCGGACACCCCTGACCTTCCGGGAGATCTTCGACCTTCCGGTGAGCGTCGACCTCGGAACGGCTGCACGGGCATTCGGCATGTGCATGAGTACCGCGTACCGGCTGGTCGGCCTCGGCACCTTCCCGTGCGAGACCGTCCGTGTCGGCCACCGCCACCGGGTCGTCACCGTGGATCTCATGCGGGCCCTGGGCATCGACGAGAGGCCCGTCTACGCCGACGACCTCGCGGACGGCGTGGCGCTGACGCTCTTCGACTGA
- a CDS encoding HAD-IA family hydrolase yields MAVSSYPLTSSDLVSSALARQGGRRASLLAELAAELVPSADPDEQVALMQSWQLTDFDGCRPCPGAAEPIERLDERQWAVVTSGSGPVARGRLRAAGLPTPKIVITADDVVRGKPDPEPYLRAAAELGVTSAQCVVIEDAPSGAAAGLGAGMRLIAVTDAGAAWPDALDGPVVRVASLDRIVVVGAGPEPVGLLIETGSGPLAGGGW; encoded by the coding sequence GTGGCCGTTTCTTCGTACCCCCTCACGAGTTCGGATCTCGTATCCTCCGCACTCGCCCGGCAGGGCGGACGGAGGGCCTCGCTGCTGGCGGAACTGGCGGCGGAGCTGGTCCCGTCGGCCGACCCCGACGAACAGGTCGCGCTCATGCAGAGCTGGCAGCTCACCGACTTCGACGGCTGCCGGCCCTGTCCCGGAGCCGCCGAACCGATCGAACGACTCGACGAACGGCAGTGGGCGGTGGTCACCTCCGGTTCCGGTCCTGTGGCCCGCGGCCGGCTGCGCGCCGCGGGCCTGCCGACCCCGAAGATCGTGATCACCGCCGACGACGTGGTCCGGGGCAAACCGGATCCCGAACCCTATCTGCGGGCGGCCGCCGAGCTGGGAGTGACCAGCGCGCAGTGCGTGGTCATAGAAGACGCCCCGTCCGGCGCGGCGGCCGGACTCGGCGCGGGCATGCGGTTGATCGCGGTGACGGACGCGGGCGCGGCCTGGCCCGACGCACTGGACGGGCCTGTCGTCCGGGTGGCCTCGTTGGACCGGATCGTGGTGGTCGGCGCCGGGCCGGAGCCGGTCGGCCTCCTGATCGAGACCGGCAGCGGCCCGCTCGCCGGGGGCGGGTGGTGA
- a CDS encoding dienelactone hydrolase family protein, with amino-acid sequence MAEVFLFHHAQGLTPGVITFADALRGEGHTVHTPDLYEGHTFDTLEAGLAYAEKTGFDELLDRGVRAAADSPEELVHIGFSLGVLPAQKLAQTRPGALGAVFVHSCVPSSAFGAWPSRLPVRIHAMEADRLFTDEGDADAARALVDEAADAELHLYPGDQHLFADNSLPSYDAEAAALLLDRTLAFLRSRDADHRDA; translated from the coding sequence ATGGCCGAAGTATTCCTGTTTCATCACGCCCAGGGCCTGACCCCCGGGGTGATCACCTTCGCCGACGCGCTGCGCGGCGAAGGGCACACCGTGCACACTCCCGACCTGTACGAGGGCCACACCTTCGACACTCTGGAAGCGGGGCTGGCGTACGCGGAGAAGACCGGCTTCGACGAGCTGCTCGACCGCGGCGTCCGGGCGGCGGCGGACTCACCGGAGGAGCTGGTCCACATCGGGTTCTCCCTCGGCGTGCTGCCGGCCCAGAAGCTGGCTCAGACCCGGCCGGGGGCACTCGGCGCCGTGTTCGTCCATTCCTGCGTCCCGAGTTCGGCCTTCGGAGCGTGGCCGTCGCGGCTCCCGGTCCGTATCCACGCCATGGAGGCGGACCGTCTGTTCACCGACGAGGGCGACGCGGACGCCGCCCGCGCCCTCGTCGACGAGGCCGCCGACGCCGAACTGCACCTCTACCCCGGCGATCAGCACCTGTTCGCCGACAACTCGCTGCCGTCCTACGACGCCGAGGCCGCCGCGCTGCTGCTCGACCGCACGCTGGCATTCCTCCGTTCCCGGGACGCGGACCACCGCGACGCCTGA
- a CDS encoding Crp/Fnr family transcriptional regulator gives MSEQNRISPARVLRELVPASAWEGLAGFPRRPHPAGAVLLHQGESGSHVLALLRGIVKVVRGDRDGRERLLAFRGPGEVLGEVAVQDGGVRLAHVRTLSRCEVSVIPAAAFRDFVTQHDLAFQLALHAVSRLREQTQSCEGDIDQRLAATLLRLIEISGARSFSLTRDELAQHLGVGRNSVTKVLERFGSHRVRFGRTRIEVLDEVHLSRLLNRRAAT, from the coding sequence ATGAGCGAACAGAATCGCATTTCTCCGGCACGGGTACTGCGGGAGCTCGTGCCCGCATCGGCATGGGAAGGGCTGGCAGGCTTTCCGCGGCGGCCGCATCCGGCGGGCGCGGTCCTGCTGCATCAGGGGGAGTCCGGATCGCATGTCCTTGCGCTACTTCGCGGCATCGTGAAGGTGGTGCGCGGGGATCGCGACGGCAGGGAGCGGCTGCTCGCCTTCCGAGGGCCGGGAGAAGTGCTGGGGGAGGTGGCGGTGCAGGACGGCGGAGTCAGGCTTGCCCATGTCCGGACTCTTAGCAGGTGTGAAGTATCTGTGATCCCCGCAGCTGCCTTCCGTGACTTCGTCACTCAGCACGACCTGGCATTTCAGCTCGCTCTGCATGCGGTGAGCCGACTGCGCGAGCAGACCCAGTCGTGCGAGGGCGACATCGATCAGCGGCTCGCGGCGACGTTGCTCCGTCTGATCGAGATCTCCGGAGCGCGTTCGTTCTCCCTCACCAGGGACGAGTTGGCGCAACACCTCGGAGTCGGCCGGAATTCTGTGACCAAGGTGCTGGAGCGGTTCGGATCCCATCGGGTGCGTTTCGGTAGGACGCGTATCGAAGTCCTCGACGAGGTGCACCTGAGTCGGTTGCTCAACCGTCGAGCCGCCACCTGA
- a CDS encoding diiron oxygenase: MASSTVRPEDQDRLDEHDVARRLLDSSAKFSYDPVTEVDWDTPLDKDFHGASPEWSTLYGTAYWNELTDAQRKELTRQEAASVASTGIWFEMILQQMVLRDIYTTDATDPRFQWALTEIADECRHSIMFARGAAKLGAPAYRPRRAVIELGRAFKTLAFGEAAYAAILVAEEVLDVMQRDWMRDERVAPFVRTINNIHVVEESRHMKFARDETRKRLRHAGPLRRQINAFVIAVASYFIVTSMVNRQVYANAGLDTRRAVAEAGANEHHKSLMRSSCSGLMEFLASARLLTKPALALYKRADLI, from the coding sequence ATGGCAAGCAGCACCGTTCGGCCGGAGGACCAGGACCGGCTCGACGAGCACGACGTCGCACGGCGCCTGCTCGATTCGTCGGCGAAGTTCTCGTACGACCCGGTCACCGAGGTGGACTGGGACACCCCGCTGGACAAGGACTTCCACGGTGCGAGCCCGGAGTGGAGCACGCTCTACGGCACCGCGTACTGGAACGAGTTGACCGACGCACAGCGCAAGGAACTGACGCGGCAGGAGGCCGCTTCGGTGGCCAGCACCGGCATCTGGTTCGAGATGATCCTGCAGCAGATGGTGCTCCGCGACATCTACACGACGGACGCGACCGACCCGCGGTTCCAGTGGGCCCTCACGGAGATAGCCGACGAGTGCCGGCACTCCATCATGTTCGCCCGCGGGGCGGCGAAGCTGGGCGCCCCCGCCTACCGGCCGCGCCGCGCGGTAATCGAGCTCGGCCGGGCCTTCAAGACTCTCGCGTTCGGCGAGGCCGCGTACGCGGCGATCCTGGTCGCCGAGGAAGTGCTCGACGTCATGCAGCGGGACTGGATGCGGGACGAACGGGTCGCGCCGTTCGTACGCACCATCAACAACATTCATGTCGTCGAGGAGTCACGGCACATGAAGTTCGCCCGCGACGAGACCCGCAAGCGGCTCCGGCATGCGGGCCCCCTGCGCCGGCAGATCAACGCGTTCGTGATCGCCGTCGCGTCCTATTTCATCGTCACCAGCATGGTGAACCGGCAGGTCTACGCGAACGCCGGGCTCGACACCCGGCGCGCGGTCGCCGAGGCCGGTGCGAACGAGCACCACAAGTCCCTGATGCGCTCCAGCTGTTCGGGCCTGATGGAGTTCCTGGCCTCGGCCCGCCTCCTCACCAAGCCCGCGCTGGCTCTCTACAAGCGCGCCGACCTGATCTGA
- a CDS encoding metallophosphoesterase, with amino-acid sequence MRLTPLVIAATSVALVAPTAAQADSPGTRTPAAPGVSVPGGRYEHSVELKFRAERGTTVRYTLDGTTPTRDSRVHSPGRPLRIKKDTDVTAVAFRGKRSSVPASYGYLIKSREKPLARLVVMSDVHVGSHASADKKYESFFDTIGSIFPEPDAILSNGDMINDNGDGKGPDHKIVSEIFQANLARKGMTGTQLLISNGNHDASLAAIRAGYPRAWFPDSGGGYYESDVKGLHVLMVNTETYNSDTAQRTWLKDRLAAITADPAYAGKPVLLQGHRPTTGTTMDGQQASNPRLAEDLSAFPQAILFSGHSHLRINDDRSIHQRDFTSVNDGSMSYIEVDHGYQMVTEDGLADRFESPTAQALFVEVYRNRTEIARVNMAADKHDIYTGGQWSANWQPPYASAGTLGGSTWTVRLKGSTSRQIKDNFRYTDTARNTVAPRFTTREPLSRVRDAEGGTALRIAQAEDDQMVHHYDVDITDAATGASVVKSKVLSDFYFMPRPNTLDIPVPGAVRGGRYVARVVAVDAYGNASPAASLTFRK; translated from the coding sequence ATGAGACTCACCCCTCTCGTGATCGCCGCGACGTCCGTCGCGCTCGTCGCGCCGACCGCCGCCCAGGCCGACTCCCCCGGCACACGCACACCGGCCGCACCCGGTGTCAGCGTCCCGGGCGGACGGTACGAGCACTCGGTCGAGCTGAAGTTCCGGGCCGAGCGCGGTACCACCGTCCGCTACACGCTGGACGGTACGACCCCGACCCGCGACAGTCGCGTCCACTCCCCCGGCCGTCCGCTGCGGATCAAGAAGGACACCGATGTCACCGCGGTCGCCTTCCGGGGCAAGCGGAGCAGCGTCCCGGCGTCCTACGGCTATCTGATCAAGTCGCGGGAGAAGCCGCTCGCCCGGCTCGTCGTCATGTCCGATGTCCATGTCGGCAGCCATGCGAGCGCCGACAAGAAGTACGAGAGCTTCTTCGACACCATCGGGTCGATCTTCCCCGAGCCCGACGCGATCCTGTCCAACGGCGACATGATCAACGACAACGGTGACGGCAAGGGCCCCGACCACAAGATCGTCTCCGAGATCTTCCAGGCCAATCTCGCCCGCAAGGGCATGACCGGCACCCAGCTGCTGATCTCCAACGGCAACCACGACGCGAGCCTCGCGGCGATACGGGCCGGATATCCCAGGGCCTGGTTCCCGGACTCGGGCGGCGGCTACTACGAGTCCGACGTGAAGGGCCTGCATGTCCTCATGGTCAACACCGAGACGTACAACTCCGACACGGCCCAGCGCACCTGGCTCAAGGACCGGCTCGCCGCGATCACCGCCGACCCGGCCTACGCGGGCAAGCCGGTCCTGTTGCAGGGTCACCGGCCCACCACCGGGACGACGATGGACGGCCAGCAGGCCTCCAACCCGCGGCTCGCCGAGGATCTGAGCGCCTTCCCGCAGGCCATCCTCTTCTCCGGCCACTCGCACCTGCGCATCAACGACGACCGCTCGATCCACCAGCGCGACTTCACCTCGGTCAACGACGGTTCGATGTCGTACATCGAGGTCGACCACGGCTACCAGATGGTCACCGAGGACGGTCTCGCCGACCGTTTCGAGTCGCCCACCGCGCAGGCGCTCTTCGTCGAGGTCTACAGGAACCGTACGGAGATCGCGCGGGTGAACATGGCCGCGGACAAGCACGACATCTACACCGGTGGCCAGTGGTCGGCGAACTGGCAACCGCCGTACGCCAGCGCGGGCACCCTCGGCGGATCCACCTGGACCGTGCGGCTCAAGGGTTCGACGAGCCGGCAGATCAAGGACAACTTCCGCTACACGGACACCGCACGCAACACGGTGGCGCCGAGGTTCACCACGCGTGAGCCGCTGTCCCGGGTACGCGACGCCGAGGGCGGCACGGCACTGCGGATCGCGCAGGCCGAGGACGACCAGATGGTCCACCACTACGACGTCGACATCACCGACGCCGCGACCGGCGCCTCCGTCGTCAAGTCCAAGGTCCTCTCGGACTTCTACTTCATGCCCCGCCCGAACACCCTCGACATCCCGGTGCCGGGCGCGGTCCGCGGCGGCCGGTACGTGGCACGGGTCGTCGCCGTCGACGCGTACGGGAACGCCTCCCCGGCCGCTTCGCTGACCTTCCGCAAGTAA
- a CDS encoding PadR family transcriptional regulator: MSLPHAILTALLEKPSSGLELTRRFDRSIGYFWSATHQQIYRELGKLEQAGQIRALPSEQPARGQKKEYEVLPAGREALSAWVARTEDPKQVRDPLLLRMRAAAVVGAPGLDAELRRHLGLHRRQLAEYLEIEERDFPPERNSEEDRLRHLVLRGGIDLENFWIGWLTRALDQDEKPGP, from the coding sequence ATGTCTCTCCCGCACGCGATTCTCACCGCCCTGCTCGAGAAGCCGTCCTCGGGACTGGAGCTGACCCGCAGGTTCGACCGGTCGATCGGCTACTTCTGGTCCGCCACGCACCAGCAGATCTACCGCGAGCTGGGCAAGCTGGAGCAGGCCGGGCAGATCCGGGCGCTGCCCTCGGAGCAGCCCGCCCGTGGGCAGAAGAAGGAGTACGAGGTGCTGCCGGCGGGCCGCGAGGCGCTCTCCGCCTGGGTGGCCCGCACCGAGGACCCCAAGCAGGTCCGGGATCCGCTGCTGCTGCGCATGCGGGCCGCGGCGGTCGTCGGGGCACCTGGTCTGGACGCGGAACTCCGTCGCCACCTGGGGCTGCATCGCCGGCAGCTGGCGGAGTACCTGGAGATCGAGGAGCGGGACTTCCCGCCCGAACGGAACTCCGAGGAGGACCGGCTGCGTCATCTGGTCCTGCGCGGCGGCATCGATCTGGAGAACTTCTGGATCGGCTGGCTGACACGGGCACTGGATCAGGACGAGAAGCCGGGTCCGTAG
- a CDS encoding TIGR03618 family F420-dependent PPOX class oxidoreductase, whose protein sequence is MTATFDEAVRARLQGAHIWYIGTVFADGSPQVSPMWVDLEGESELTFNTSVGRVKEENLRRDPRVYLSHADAADPFDRVQISGEVTRFIEGEEAHDRMDRLARKYLGVERFEWIMPEEQRVAVIVRPVKVRHIVGVERFRPGGPTPTP, encoded by the coding sequence ATGACTGCGACTTTCGACGAAGCCGTTCGCGCGCGACTGCAGGGCGCCCATATCTGGTACATCGGCACTGTGTTCGCCGACGGGTCGCCGCAGGTCAGCCCGATGTGGGTGGATCTGGAAGGCGAGAGCGAGCTGACATTCAACACCTCAGTGGGCCGGGTGAAGGAGGAAAACCTCCGCCGCGACCCCCGCGTCTATCTCTCGCACGCGGACGCCGCCGACCCCTTCGACCGAGTGCAGATCAGTGGCGAGGTGACCCGCTTCATCGAGGGCGAGGAGGCGCATGACCGGATGGACCGGCTGGCCCGGAAGTATCTGGGCGTTGAACGGTTCGAGTGGATCATGCCGGAGGAGCAGCGGGTCGCGGTGATCGTGCGCCCGGTCAAGGTCCGGCACATCGTCGGGGTGGAGCGGTTCCGGCCCGGAGGCCCCACCCCGACTCCCTGA
- a CDS encoding DoxX family protein: MACLDRRDLGLFVLRVGTGAVLAAHGTQKLAGWFGGGGIQGTTAAMEAMGFHPPKHSAFAAGLGEAGGGALLALGLATPAAGAAAAGAMAGAVAVHAPAGFFAQGGGYEYPAFLGFTAAAIGLTGPGRYSVDHATRHLFNQPWTVALAFAGSAVAAAAVVGRRAKGRVAADPDAT; the protein is encoded by the coding sequence ATGGCCTGCCTCGATCGGCGTGACCTCGGCCTGTTCGTCCTGCGCGTCGGCACCGGCGCGGTACTGGCCGCGCACGGCACCCAGAAGCTGGCCGGCTGGTTCGGCGGCGGAGGTATCCAAGGAACCACCGCCGCGATGGAGGCGATGGGCTTCCACCCGCCGAAGCACAGCGCGTTCGCCGCCGGGCTCGGCGAGGCGGGTGGCGGAGCGCTGCTGGCCCTCGGCCTCGCCACCCCGGCGGCCGGCGCTGCCGCGGCCGGGGCGATGGCGGGCGCCGTGGCCGTCCACGCGCCCGCCGGTTTCTTCGCGCAGGGCGGTGGCTACGAGTACCCGGCGTTCCTAGGCTTCACCGCCGCGGCGATCGGTCTGACCGGGCCCGGCCGTTACTCCGTCGACCATGCCACCCGGCATCTCTTCAACCAGCCGTGGACGGTCGCCCTGGCCTTCGCGGGCAGCGCGGTCGCGGCGGCGGCCGTGGTCGGCAGGCGCGCCAAGGGGCGGGTCGCGGCCGATCCCGACGCGACCTGA
- a CDS encoding FAD-dependent oxidoreductase, with translation MTYAITQSCCNDATCVAVCPVNCIHPTPQERAFGSTEMLYVDPKSCIDCGACADACPVDAVFPVDSLPAAQQDYAAINAAYFAGQEPEQGGRGPNFHHWDAPSFERGLPSDFAPIRVAVVGTGPAGMYAAEDLLLHTNAEVTLVDRLPVAGGLVRYGVAPDHPATKKVGESFARLHAHHRVRMHLGVEIGKDITAEELAAHHDAVVYAVGASTDRRIGIPGEELPGSISATAFVAWYNAHPEVAPDTVDLSSERVVVAGNGNVALDVARILVANPSALAGTDIADHALAALRDSKVREVVLLGRRGPEHAAYSAPELLALKHLPGVEMVVDDHDPRTGPTIDGAAPDEKAGLLRGVTRETVDWSRTPAPGRRIVFRFHSAPVRVLGDDSMRAVRVTGDQGELDLAAGTLVRAIGYRGVPVAGLPFDEATGTVPHEGGRVTGMPGTYVVGWIKRGPSGGIGANRACAAETVGTLLDDAVAGALPSPAPAPKAFRRLARSRSRSRSRHVVDAKGLAAIDRAELARGRDGGRPRVKFGTVPELVAAAKGGRWKLSS, from the coding sequence ATGACCTACGCCATCACCCAGTCCTGCTGCAACGACGCCACCTGCGTCGCCGTGTGCCCCGTCAACTGCATCCATCCGACACCGCAGGAGCGGGCGTTCGGCAGCACGGAGATGCTGTACGTCGACCCGAAGTCCTGTATCGACTGCGGTGCCTGTGCCGACGCGTGCCCGGTCGACGCCGTCTTCCCGGTGGACAGCCTGCCCGCCGCACAGCAGGACTACGCCGCGATCAACGCGGCCTACTTCGCCGGGCAGGAGCCCGAACAGGGCGGCCGGGGCCCCAACTTCCACCACTGGGACGCGCCGTCGTTCGAGCGCGGCCTGCCGTCCGACTTCGCGCCGATCCGCGTCGCGGTCGTCGGTACGGGCCCCGCGGGCATGTACGCCGCCGAGGACCTGCTGCTGCACACCAACGCCGAAGTGACTCTGGTCGACCGGCTGCCGGTGGCCGGCGGGCTCGTCCGGTACGGCGTGGCGCCCGACCACCCCGCGACCAAGAAGGTGGGCGAGAGCTTCGCACGTCTCCACGCCCACCACCGGGTACGGATGCACCTGGGAGTGGAGATCGGCAAGGACATCACCGCGGAGGAGCTCGCCGCCCACCACGACGCGGTCGTCTACGCGGTGGGCGCCTCCACCGACCGCCGCATCGGCATCCCGGGCGAGGAGCTGCCGGGCAGTATCTCGGCAACCGCGTTCGTGGCCTGGTACAACGCCCACCCCGAGGTCGCGCCGGACACCGTCGACCTGTCCTCGGAACGGGTGGTCGTGGCCGGAAACGGCAATGTCGCCCTCGACGTCGCCCGCATCCTCGTCGCGAATCCGTCGGCCCTGGCAGGCACGGACATCGCGGATCACGCGCTGGCGGCACTGCGCGACTCGAAGGTGCGCGAGGTGGTCCTGCTCGGCCGGCGCGGCCCGGAGCACGCGGCGTACAGCGCCCCCGAGTTGCTCGCCCTCAAACATCTGCCCGGCGTGGAAATGGTCGTCGACGACCACGATCCGCGGACCGGCCCGACGATCGACGGCGCGGCCCCGGACGAGAAGGCCGGCCTGCTGCGGGGCGTGACCCGCGAGACGGTGGACTGGTCGCGCACACCGGCGCCGGGACGGCGCATCGTCTTCCGGTTCCACTCCGCACCTGTCCGGGTGCTCGGCGACGACAGCATGCGGGCCGTGCGTGTGACGGGAGATCAGGGCGAGCTGGACCTTGCGGCCGGCACGCTTGTGCGGGCGATCGGCTACCGCGGCGTGCCCGTCGCGGGGCTGCCCTTCGACGAGGCCACCGGCACCGTCCCGCACGAGGGCGGCCGCGTGACGGGGATGCCGGGGACGTACGTCGTCGGCTGGATCAAGCGCGGGCCCTCGGGCGGCATCGGGGCCAACCGCGCCTGCGCCGCCGAGACCGTCGGCACGCTCCTGGACGATGCCGTCGCAGGCGCCCTGCCCTCACCGGCGCCCGCGCCCAAGGCGTTCCGCCGTCTGGCCCGGAGCCGCAGCCGCAGCCGCAGCCGCCATGTCGTCGACGCCAAGGGGCTGGCCGCCATCGACCGGGCCGAGCTGGCGCGCGGCCGCGACGGCGGACGCCCGCGGGTCAAATTCGGCACGGTGCCGGAGCTGGTCGCGGCGGCGAAGGGCGGCCGCTGGAAGCTGTCGAGCTGA